From the Phycisphaerales bacterium AB-hyl4 genome, the window ATGGCTCTGAAGTACGAGCGCAAGTGGGGTGTTCAGCTCGACCCGGACACCGAGGTGATCGCCACCATCGGCTCGAAAGAGGGCTTCAGCCACATGTGCCTCGCCCTTCTGGGCCCCGGCGACATCGCGGTGGTGGCGGACCCGGCGTTCCAGATTCACACCTACGCCGTGGTGCTCGCCGGCGCGAGCACGGTCAGCGTGCCGCTGGGCAATGACGAGGCCTTCCTCGCCCGCATCGATGACGTGCTGAACCACCTGACGCCGAAGCCCAAGTGCGTCATCCTCAACTACCCGCACAACCCCACGAGCATGACCGTTGAGCCGACCTTCTTCGAAAAGGTCGTCGAGCTTGCCGCTCGGCACGAGGTCATGATCATGCACGACTTCGCCTACGGCGAAACCTGCTTCGACGGCTACCAGGCCCCCAGCTACCTCGCCGCCCCCGGGGCGAAAGGCTTCGGCGTGGAGTTTTCCACGCTGAGCAAGCCTTACAACATGGCGGGCTGGCGGATCGGCTTCTGCTGCGGCAACGCGGACATGCTCGCAGCGCTGGCGACCATCAAAGGCTACTACGACTACGGCATCTTCCAGGCGGTGCAGATCGCCGCCATCATCGCCATGCGCGAGGGTGACGCCCACGTGCAGCGGCAGGCTGAGGTCTACCAGCGCCGCCGCGACGTGCTGGTGCGCGGCGTCGAACGGCTCGGCTGGCAGTGCGACCCCTGCCGGGCGACCATGTTCGTCTGGGCGAAGGTGACGCCCGAGCATCTCGCGCCCTACGGCGGAAGCACGGACGAGTTCTGCCTCGCCATGGTCGATCAGGCCGACGTCGCCATGACCCCCGGCGCCGCCTTCGGCCCCCGCGGAGAAGGCTATGTCCGCATGGCGCTGGTCGAAAACGAGCACCGCATCCGCCAGGCCCTCAAGCAGCTGCAACGCGTGCTCAACCGCCCGGCTCCGACGGTGGTGTGACCGCGAAAACAGGTGTGATTACAAAACGCGTCATTCCTCGCGGAACGCGTTCTGCTGCGCTCGGTGGGGGACCATGCTGGCGCTTCGCCGCTGACGAAATCCTGCGATTCCCAATTCCCACTCATGGCGGGGTAGGATCCTGACCGATGTCCGATAAGGAGTCGGCCCAGATCGCACGGGGCTTATAGTTGTCTCGTCCTGCCGGGCCTCCCTACAATCCCGCGAGTGTCCCAACGACATGAAGAAGATTGAACCGCAACATTTTCTCGATGTGGTCCGCCCGCCGCTGGCGCAGGGTGACGCCGCAGAGCTTGCCCGGGCTGTGCTCGAACGGTGGTCGGCCCGCGATGTGTGCGTGTTGCTGCAATGTCCGCAGCAGGATGTCCGCCGGGTCGCGGCGGTGGTGATCGGGCTCGTGGGCGACGGTTCGTGCATCGGCTGCCTGACCCACGCGCTGCACGACACGGACGAGCAGGTCAATCAGATGGCGGAGCATGGCCTGTGGTCGATCTGGTTCCGCGCCAGCCAGCCCGCCGCCGCCCAGCCGTTCCACGAAGGCGTCGCGCTGCTTTCGATGGAATGCCAGGACGATGCGATTCGCAAGTTCACCCAGGCCATCGACGCCGACCCCGACTTCGCCGAGGCGTACAACCAGCGGAGCATCGCCCACTTTCTCGCCGGCCGCTGGCAGGCCGCGCTCGACGACGGCCACGAAACCATCGCCCGCATGCCGATCCATTTCGGCGCGATTGCCGGCATGGGCCACTGCCACGCTCACCGAAACGAACTCGACCACGCTTTGGCCTGCTACCGCCGTGCCCTGGCGATCAACCCCCGCATGCCCGCGATCGCCCGAGCCGTCGAACGCCTCGAACACAAACTGCATGGCGTTCCTGTTCCCGCGCCGAAACCGTCTCATCGCGGCGCGCAGCAGTAGCGCCCATCGGCAACCATAAAGCCCACGGATTCAATCCGTGGGCTTCCGCCCCGCGCCTCCACCCACCTACAAAAAAAGCCCAACCCACCCACAAAAAAACCCACGGCCGAGTCGACCGTGGGTTTTCTGTTTTTACACGTTCTTGAAACTCAGGCCGCCTGGCTCTTGCCCTGACGTCGCCGTCGGCCGACGGTGCGCTGGTCTTCGCCCATGCGACGGTCCGGGTTCTCCGCCATCGTCTGCACCAGTTCGCCGGGGTCGTTGGCCCAGAGGTCTGCGCCGATTTCCTCAGCGAGCCCTTCGGCCCGGTTGAACACGCCGCCGCCGACGATGATCTGCAGGTCCGGGCAGACGCCCAGTTCGTGCAGCCGATCGATCAACAGCCGGGTGTAAGGCACGGTCTGCGGCACGGCGCCGAAGATCACCAGCTTGTTCGCTTTCATTTGGCCGAGCTGTTCGACCAGTTCATCGTTGGCAATGCCGCCGCCGGCGTAGAAGACGGTGTAGCCGTCGGCTTCGAGAAGGTCGGCCGCCATCTGCGCCGCGAGCTCTTCGGCCTGCTCCGCGCCGCAGGCGACCAGCACTGTGCAGTCACGCGACTGGCCCGACTCCAGACGCATCTGCATCTGGTCGACAAGCTGCCGCAGCAATCGCGTGGCGAACTGGTAAGCCAGGTCGCTGAGCTGATCGTTGCGATGCAGGTTCTGCACGTGTTCCAGCGTTGGCCAGAACAGATGCGTGAGGATCTGCGACGCCTGGATGTCGGCATCCAAGGCTTCGTTGACGACGCTGCGCGCCGCGTCACGATCGCCGCTGATCAGGGCATTGAAGAACTGTTCGTGAATTACATTGCGTCGACTCGCCATGCGTACTCTCCATACAGACGGCTTGCAGCAAGCCAGTTTCACGGGCAGACGACCTTGTCGTCCCGGTGGCCAATGGCCGGTTTGCGATGTGGCTGAGTCGTCCTGACTCGGCCGGGCGTGCCCCCCTCAAGGGCCCGCTGCGATTGCGACCTTTGTTTCATCGGGTAGGGGACGGTATATCTTGACCAATCGGTATAAACATCGCAGTTTTCCAAGACGCGGCGGGCTGCCCCATAGCTTAAACAATTTCAACGCATAGGTTTGGGTGTTTTGCAGAAAAGTCCGATAAACCTACTTTGTCAAGTCTGCCTTTTCAACCCGACTTGCCGAACGGCCAGGCAGGGCGGTGATTCAGACGTTACCGCGCTGCTTTCAGGAACGTGAAGCCGACGATATCCAGCCATGGGAATCCAGCGATCCGAAAAAATTTTGCATTCGCGCGGTATCTCTGCATCAGTCGTGCCGTCTGGTTCGTCTATGCTTTAAGTTGACACGATGCCGGGCCGCCGGTCATCATCCACACGCACTGACAAGAAAACGCAATCCGATGATCCAGATGAGCCACATCATGAAACACACGAAAATCACGCAATGGCTTGCCGCCATGCTGCTCGCCCTGTCGCTGATGGTCACCCCCGGCTGCCAGGTGAACCCCGCCACCGGGCAGTCGCAGTTCAACGTCCTCAGCGAACGCGAGGAAATCGAGATCGGCGAACAGTACAGCCCCGAGTTCCTCGAAGAGTTCGGCGGCCCCATCCCCAACGAACGCATCCAAAGCTACGTCCGCGAGATCGGCATGGAAATGGCCGCCATCAGCGAACGGCCCGACCTGCCCTGGGAGTTTCACACGCTCGACTCCGGCGTCATCAACGCGTTCGCGCTGCCCGGTGGCAAGGTCTTCATCAGCCGCGGCCTCATGGTCGAGTTTGAAAACGAAGCCCAGCTCGCTGCCGTCATCGGCCATGAGATCGGCCACGTCACCGCGCAGCACATCGGCCAGCAGATGAGCCGAGCCGCCGCGACGCAGGCCGGCCTGGGCATCCTCGGTGTCGCCGTCGCCGGCACGGACTGGGGCCCGCTGTTGGGCGTCGGTGCGGAGTTGGGGTCGGGCGTTTATCTGCTGAGCTTCGGCCGGGAGCAGGAAAACGAAGCCGACGAACTGGGCATGCGCTACATGAGCCGCGTCGGTTACAACCCCGCCGCTGCGCTCAAGGTGATGGAAGTGCTCCGTGCCGCGGGCGGGGGTGGCGGTATTGAATGGCTGTCCACTCACCCGGCGCCCGATACGCGCGTCAGCCGTGTGCAGCGTGTTCTCGATCGTGACTATCCGGACCATGACGACGCCGACGAGTACCGCCTCGGCCGAGACAGCTACCGCGAAAATGTCCTCGAGGAGTTGCGCAAGATGCCTGCCCCGACCCACGGGGCATCGCAGCAGGGCAGCCTCGGCCCGATCATGCGGCACGCTCACGCGGGGTGCGCGGCCTGCGTCCACTGAAATAGTCGATCGACCGTCATAATCGCCCCCCCCCCGTCGTTGCAGTTCCGCAAAGCCCAGGCATGGCCATGCCTGGGCTTTATGCGTTAACGGCCCCTTGCACCATCAACACGCTTGTAAGACTTGCATGGGCCCGCAGCGCCATCTTCCGGAAAACCTGCGGCCGATGGTCATTTCATAAAAGCTATCACTGCGGCATCTTAAACACAGGCACGTCACCCCGGCGGTACATAGCCACGGCGAACGACGGTGGCGGTATGGCCTTTGCTTCATCGCAGCGCGACAAGGACGAGTATTCGTCGGGCCGTAGCGAGGAGGAAAGTGCAGTGGCGTCCGGTCGGCCAGGTGTGTGCGATAGAAGACTCAACGTTGGCCGAGCACGCGCGACTGACATCGAGGCCGGGGCTCTGGAAGCGGGGCTGGGCTTGCGATGGGCCGTGGTGGACCCCTGATCATCTCCCGTGATGCGTTGGCGGCGCGGCGGTTGGCCGAGCCGAGCAGACGCACCTGACGATGCACGCGACGTCCGCGCGAAGCAATGGTGGAATCGCTGCGCCACATCCTGGGGCGCAGGCGACGGGGGCGGAGCCTCGCCGTGGCTCGCGGACGGCCGCAGTCGAGCACGCTTCCCCTGATCGCGTGAAACGTGTTCAGTCAGGTCCATTCACCGCAGGAATCGATCAAGCGAGGTGGGTAATCCAGCGAAGTTCGGCCGATTGCGATCTTTTTTCCGATTTTTCCGGTTTCGGCCACAACTGCCTCAAGGATGCAGCCGATATCGGACGCGGAGACCTTCGGGGAGAAGTAACTGGCATGGAGCCCCGAAGAATTTGCAGCGACGTACGGATGTGTCCTTCTCGTGTTCTGTTCACCCTCATCGCCGGAGCATTGTTAGCCGCTTTGCCCGGCCACGCGGCGGCCAGCCCAGCGCTGACCGCCACCACGCTGTCCGCTTTCCAGCAGACCGGCGAAGCCGCTTCGCTCGGCATGGTCTCGTTTGATGCCAATGCTCCGGACACCCACACCCAGCAGTCCGGCCAGGCCATCAACTTCAATGTCGACGCCCGCGCGGGCAATCAGCTCGACGTGGTCGTCATCGCATGGTCCGAAGAGCAGTCGGCGGTCGTTAACGCCTTCGCTCATACCCTCACGGGCGAACCGTGGCGGATCGCCTCGACCCAGCTGGACAACCTCCCGCTCGGCCGAAGCAACCTCCAGTTGATGCTGCGCAGCAACGGCCGGGTCGTCGACCGCGCGTTCCATTGGGTCGACGTTCAGCCGGCCCCCCAGCGGCCCGCAAGCATCAGCTTCAACAACGCCCCCGCTACATGGCAGAAGGAAGTCGATGGCGAGGTCGCCCTCAACGTCGAAGGCAACCTGCCCGACGGCGCGGACATGCTCGTGCTCGCCTGGTCTGACGAGCAGAGCAGCATGGTCGACGCCTTCGCCCACACCCTCACCGGGGAGCCCTGGCGGATCACGCAGTCGCAGCTTAACCAGTTGCCCGAAGGCCGAAACAACATCCAACTGCTGCTTCGCCTGCCCGGCCAGGACAACGTTCGCGCCAACCACTGGATCGACGTCGAGGCCGCACCCGCACCAGACCCCGGCAACGGCGGCGGCATCCAGCCCGGTTTGACCGTCAGCTTCAACAATGCGCCCGGCAGCTACACCGTCGGCTCGGGTCAGAACATCAATCTCGCGCTCTCCGGCGATATGCCTGAAGGCGGCGACATCATGGCCCTCGCCTGGTCCGATGAGCAGGGCGGTATGGTCGACGCTTTCGCACACGCCATCGGCAGTGGACCTTGGCAGATCAGCAGCACTCAGCTCGATCAACTGCCCGACGGCCGTGTCAACCTCCAAATGCGACTCCGCGTTCCCAACGCTGAAGTTCAGCAGACCAGCCACTGGATCAACGTCTCCCGCCCCGGCAACGGCGATGACGACAACGGCAATGGGGGTGACCCCGGCGACGACGATGACAACGGGAACGGCGGCGATCCCGGCAACGGTGACGATGACAATGGCGACGGCGACGACAATGGCAATGGCGACGACAACGGGGATGACGACAACGGCAACGGTGATGACAACGGCGACGGCCCCGGCGACCTCGACCCGCCCGACCCCAACTTCATCGACCGCTCCAGCAACGGCTGGACCGACTTCCGCGCACCCAGCGGCGCCCGCGTCATCTACGTTTCCAACTCGCAGGGCAATGACAACAACGACGGCCTGGCCGAAAACCGGCCCGTCCGATCGCTGAACAGGGCCTACAGCCTGCTGCGCAACGGCCAGCCCGACCAGATGCTCCTGCGACGAGGCGACCGCTGGTCGGAAACCTTCCCGCGATGGGAAAAGTCCGGCCAGTCTCGCAACGCCCGCATGGTCATCGGCACCTATGGCGAAGGTAACCGCCCCATCGTCGGACACGGCGGCGGCAGCGGCAACACCTTCGTCCACCGTGGCGTTCGTCGACACATCGCCATCGTCGGCATCGAGTTCGACGGCCGCGGACGAAACAACAACCTCCGACTCATCGGTGAGTTCCACGACCTGCACATCGAAGACTGCTACCTCCACGGTGCGCAGGACAACATCAACGCTCACCAGTTCAACAGTGGTCGGCCGTCGGGCTTCACCATCCGCCGATCCATCATCGCCGAGTCGCGACCCAGCGGCGGAAGCCACTCGCAGGGAATCTACCTCGGCTACATGGACAACATCACGATCGAAGACAACATCTTCGACCGTAACGGACTCGGCGGCGGCGCGCGAGCCACGATCTTCAACCACAACGTTTACACCTACGAGTGCAACGACGTCACCATCCGCAACAACATCTTTTCACATGCATCGAGCTTCGGCCTGAAGCTCAGCTCCAACACCACCGGCGGCTCGCGGCGCGTGCTCGTCGAAGATAACCTCTTCTTCGGCAGCCCCAACGGCATGTCGGCCGGCTACTCCGGCGGCGCAGGCTACGGCTCGCCGCACAACTTCCAGGATCTCACCATCCGCCGAAACCTCTTCACACGCATCGGCGGCGCAATCAACGTTGGCGGCAACCCCACCAACCAGTCGTTCGCCGTGTATGTGTCGAGCATCAATCGCGGCCAGGTCGATCAGAACTGGTTCGTCCACAAACCGTTCGAAGCCGGGCACAGCCCGATCCAGTTCTACGATGACAAGCCCAACCGCGATGTGATGGTGCAGCGGAACGTGATCTTCAACTGGTACTGGAACGAAGCCCGACACCCCGCGATCCGACTCGGCCCGAGCGTGCAGTCGCGGTGGAACGAGGTCAAGCTCCCGGCCAATCGATACGTCGACGCCAGCCGCGAGGTTTCGACCTACCACGGCTGGATCGGACGTCAGGCCACCATGAACGCTTTCGTCACCGAAGCACGCAAGCAAGGCCGTAACTTCTGGCGTCCCGCGTACGAAGCCAAGTCCGTCATCGCCTACATTCGTGAAGGCTATACGCAACTGGCCAACTACGACTGATTCGCCATGCCTGCTCCCCCGATTTCACGGGAGCACGGCGACAATCAATGGTTTCGATCCCCCCGGTTCCCGCGCGGAGCCGGGGGAGGGAACCGGCCGACACCATGCACGGCATCCATGGTGAACACGACGCCCGTCGGCCAGGTTCTCTCCCCCAGCTCCCCGCAGTCAACAATCCGAATTGCAAAATAATCACCCATGGACGCCTCCAACCCGCCTCACCCCGGCGGCGCGATCCCCGCGCCCACGCCCGGCCTCAAGGCCCGGGCACTCATCGGCGGCGGGTGGGTGACCGCCGAGTACGCACTCGGACAAGTGCTCCGCTTCGGCGGAAACCTCGTCCTCGCATACCTGCTCGTGCCCGAAGCGTTTGGACTTATGGCCCTGGTCAACGTCTTCCTCCAGGGCTTGCAGATGTTCTCCGACGTCGGCCTCGCGCCGAGCATCATCCGAAGCAAACGCGGCGAAGACCCCACATTCCTCAACACCGCATGGACCATTCAGATCATTCGAGGCTTCGTGCTCTGGGCGGCCGCGCTCGCTCTGGCCGTGCCCGTGTCGTGGCTGTGGGGCTACGAGCTGCGATACCTCCTGCCCGTGGCCGGCATCACCGCCATCACCATGGGCCTCGGCTCGACGAGCATTTATGTACTCAACCGTCAGCTGAAGATGCAGGCGCTCGCCAAGCTCCGCCTCGCTGCTCAGGCCGTGGGCGTCGTCGTCATGGTCGCATGGGCGCTCGTTCACCCCAGTGTCTGGGCCATGATCGCCGGCGCGATCGCTTCGCAACTCGTCCGCTGCGTCGGCAGTTACGCTTTGCCCACCGCGACGCGACACCGCCTCGCCTTCGACCGCGCCGCCTTCACCGAGCTGTTTCGGTTCGGCCGATGGATCTTCCTCGGCACGCTCATCGCCTTCCTCGCGAAGCAGATCGACAAGCTGCTGCTCGGCGCGCTGTTCGCC encodes:
- a CDS encoding oligosaccharide flippase family protein, translating into MDASNPPHPGGAIPAPTPGLKARALIGGGWVTAEYALGQVLRFGGNLVLAYLLVPEAFGLMALVNVFLQGLQMFSDVGLAPSIIRSKRGEDPTFLNTAWTIQIIRGFVLWAAALALAVPVSWLWGYELRYLLPVAGITAITMGLGSTSIYVLNRQLKMQALAKLRLAAQAVGVVVMVAWALVHPSVWAMIAGAIASQLVRCVGSYALPTATRHRLAFDRAAFTELFRFGRWIFLGTLIAFLAKQIDKLLLGALFAPAVLGVFWIAVQISEVAPLLATRLGQSVGFPALAELYRRDADRFFSRLRHVRAMLIFPAVVGQLLLLVVGPAVAVWLYPPAYSDVGWILRLMIVATLAKLVTQTYMHAFLALGDSFRHMLFVATRLVLTVAAALLGYYYADPLGMPAEVGFIVGLAIAPWLHYPIVACLAIGKRCWQPAVDLPVLTVCAALSIIMLLHDFALI
- a CDS encoding B12-binding domain-containing protein, which produces MASRRNVIHEQFFNALISGDRDAARSVVNEALDADIQASQILTHLFWPTLEHVQNLHRNDQLSDLAYQFATRLLRQLVDQMQMRLESGQSRDCTVLVACGAEQAEELAAQMAADLLEADGYTVFYAGGGIANDELVEQLGQMKANKLVIFGAVPQTVPYTRLLIDRLHELGVCPDLQIIVGGGVFNRAEGLAEEIGADLWANDPGELVQTMAENPDRRMGEDQRTVGRRRRQGKSQAA
- a CDS encoding aminotransferase class I/II-fold pyridoxal phosphate-dependent enzyme — encoded protein: MKIQPASRIERLPPYVLGRLKQMIYDRRKAGADVIDLNMGNPTDAPPDAVVDKIREAVTDPRNSRYSVSKGVYNLRRDMALKYERKWGVQLDPDTEVIATIGSKEGFSHMCLALLGPGDIAVVADPAFQIHTYAVVLAGASTVSVPLGNDEAFLARIDDVLNHLTPKPKCVILNYPHNPTSMTVEPTFFEKVVELAARHEVMIMHDFAYGETCFDGYQAPSYLAAPGAKGFGVEFSTLSKPYNMAGWRIGFCCGNADMLAALATIKGYYDYGIFQAVQIAAIIAMREGDAHVQRQAEVYQRRRDVLVRGVERLGWQCDPCRATMFVWAKVTPEHLAPYGGSTDEFCLAMVDQADVAMTPGAAFGPRGEGYVRMALVENEHRIRQALKQLQRVLNRPAPTVV
- a CDS encoding tetratricopeptide repeat protein; this encodes MKKIEPQHFLDVVRPPLAQGDAAELARAVLERWSARDVCVLLQCPQQDVRRVAAVVIGLVGDGSCIGCLTHALHDTDEQVNQMAEHGLWSIWFRASQPAAAQPFHEGVALLSMECQDDAIRKFTQAIDADPDFAEAYNQRSIAHFLAGRWQAALDDGHETIARMPIHFGAIAGMGHCHAHRNELDHALACYRRALAINPRMPAIARAVERLEHKLHGVPVPAPKPSHRGAQQ
- a CDS encoding right-handed parallel beta-helix repeat-containing protein, with translation MCPSRVLFTLIAGALLAALPGHAAASPALTATTLSAFQQTGEAASLGMVSFDANAPDTHTQQSGQAINFNVDARAGNQLDVVVIAWSEEQSAVVNAFAHTLTGEPWRIASTQLDNLPLGRSNLQLMLRSNGRVVDRAFHWVDVQPAPQRPASISFNNAPATWQKEVDGEVALNVEGNLPDGADMLVLAWSDEQSSMVDAFAHTLTGEPWRITQSQLNQLPEGRNNIQLLLRLPGQDNVRANHWIDVEAAPAPDPGNGGGIQPGLTVSFNNAPGSYTVGSGQNINLALSGDMPEGGDIMALAWSDEQGGMVDAFAHAIGSGPWQISSTQLDQLPDGRVNLQMRLRVPNAEVQQTSHWINVSRPGNGDDDNGNGGDPGDDDDNGNGGDPGNGDDDNGDGDDNGNGDDNGDDDNGNGDDNGDGPGDLDPPDPNFIDRSSNGWTDFRAPSGARVIYVSNSQGNDNNDGLAENRPVRSLNRAYSLLRNGQPDQMLLRRGDRWSETFPRWEKSGQSRNARMVIGTYGEGNRPIVGHGGGSGNTFVHRGVRRHIAIVGIEFDGRGRNNNLRLIGEFHDLHIEDCYLHGAQDNINAHQFNSGRPSGFTIRRSIIAESRPSGGSHSQGIYLGYMDNITIEDNIFDRNGLGGGARATIFNHNVYTYECNDVTIRNNIFSHASSFGLKLSSNTTGGSRRVLVEDNLFFGSPNGMSAGYSGGAGYGSPHNFQDLTIRRNLFTRIGGAINVGGNPTNQSFAVYVSSINRGQVDQNWFVHKPFEAGHSPIQFYDDKPNRDVMVQRNVIFNWYWNEARHPAIRLGPSVQSRWNEVKLPANRYVDASREVSTYHGWIGRQATMNAFVTEARKQGRNFWRPAYEAKSVIAYIREGYTQLANYD
- a CDS encoding M48 family metalloprotease, with translation MKHTKITQWLAAMLLALSLMVTPGCQVNPATGQSQFNVLSEREEIEIGEQYSPEFLEEFGGPIPNERIQSYVREIGMEMAAISERPDLPWEFHTLDSGVINAFALPGGKVFISRGLMVEFENEAQLAAVIGHEIGHVTAQHIGQQMSRAAATQAGLGILGVAVAGTDWGPLLGVGAELGSGVYLLSFGREQENEADELGMRYMSRVGYNPAAALKVMEVLRAAGGGGGIEWLSTHPAPDTRVSRVQRVLDRDYPDHDDADEYRLGRDSYRENVLEELRKMPAPTHGASQQGSLGPIMRHAHAGCAACVH